The Hippoglossus hippoglossus isolate fHipHip1 chromosome 21, fHipHip1.pri, whole genome shotgun sequence genome contains a region encoding:
- the arglu1a gene encoding arginine and glutamate-rich protein 1-A, whose product MGRSRSRSSSRSKHSKSSKHSKKRTRSRSRSRDKERTKKRSKSRESKRNRRRESRSRSRSTTTSSRRERVATPPERLDIFGRTLSKRNALDEKQRKEEEERKAEMERQRKIRQQEIEEKLIEEETARRVEELVAKRVEEELEKRKDEIEREVLRRVEEAKRIMERQLLEELERQRQAELAAQKAREEEEKSKREELEKILEENNRKIADAQAKLAEEQLRIVEEQRKIHEERMKLEQDRQKQQKEEQKIILGKGKSRPKLSFSLKATE is encoded by the exons ATGGGCCGCTCCCGGAGCCGCAGCTCGTCCCGTTCCAAACACTCCAAAAGCAGCAAGCACAGCAAGAAACGGACCCGGTCTCGGTCGCGGTCCAGAGACAAGGAGAGGACGAAGAAACGCTCCAAGTCCCGGGAATCTAAAAGGAACCGGCGCAGAGAGTCTCGTTCACGGTCTCGATCCACCACAACTTCGTCCCGCAGAGAAAGAGTAGCCACGCCGCCGGAGCGCCTCGACATCTTCGGCCGGACACTGAGCAAGAGAAATGCCCTGGAcgagaagcagaggaaggaagaggaagaaagaaaggcCGAAATGGAAAGACAAAGGAAGAT TCGGCAGCAGGAGATAGAGGAGAAGCTGATTGAGGAGGAAACGGCACGGCgagtggaggagctggtggcCAAGCGGgttgaggaggagctggagaagaggaaggacgAGATCGAAAGGGAGGTTCTTCGACGTGTTGAGGAAGCAAAGCGCATCATGGAGCGGCAGCTTctagaggagctggagaggcagCGGCAGGCAGAGTTGGCAGCGCAGAAGGCCAGAGAG gaagaagaaaaatctaaGCGGGAGGAGCTGGAAAAAATCCTGGAAGAGAATAACCGCAAGATCGCCGATGCTCAGGCCAAACTG GCTGAGGAGCAGTTGCGTATTGTAGAGGAACAGAGAAAGATTCACGAGGAGCGCATGAAGCTGGAGCAGGACCGTcagaagcagcagaaggagGAGCAGAAAATAATCCTCGGCAAGGGCAAGTCCAGGCCCAagctctccttctccctcaaGGCCACTGAATAA